The genome window AGATGATCGCCTGGGTGGGATGGAAGCGGTCGCGAAGCGCGTGGAGGATGTGGTCATAGACTTCGCTTTCTGACGTACACTCGGTGACAGCTTCCGAGAAACGCTTGAGGGCGGCGAGTTCCTCGCGGTCGCGGCGCAGGGCCTGGGACATCTGCAGAAAGCTGCGGGTGAGGACGCCAAATTCATTGTCCGTTTCTGGCGGCAAGGTGAGATCGAAATCGCCCTGGCGGAGCTGATCTGAGGCCTGGGTGAGCTGAATGACCGGGCTCGAAATATTGTGGCTGATCGCGTGGACCAGCACAGCCAACAGCAACACAAATGCCCCCAGCAGCACAGCGCCTGAAACCAGTCCCGAATGAACGATCCGCTTGCCCTGATTTCTGCGGTCTGAGGCAGCCGCCTGGTTGTCGCTCTGAAATTGCTTGAGGTCGGTCTCGATGCGCGCGAATTCGTCGCTGCCCTGGAGGACGGCAACCGCGGCCTCGGAGGAGCGCCCGGCCTTCGCCTTTTCGATCAGCGGATCCGCCCACGTCTTCTTCCAACGTTCGACACGCTTCCGTATATTCTCAGAACGGGAAACCATTGGCGGGACGCCTGCCTCGAGATCCCGGAGCACCGCAAGGTCCTGGAAAACAGATGCTGAGGCGGAGTTATAATCGTCCAGAAATGATTGCCGGCCGGTCAGGACATAACCCCGCGCCCCTTCCGACATTTGGCTCGTGCCCTGCAACACCGAATTAGCCCTGCTCGCGGCCAATTCGCTGTTTTGGGCTGAAATCATAACCCGGCCAAGCTGCCGGTAGTTGTAAAAAAACAGCGCAACGATCCCGAGCAATGCGAGCAGCAAGGGCAGAACCAGAATAAGCATCTGGCCCCGAATCTTCAATCGTCGGATTGAGATAGCCATTGATTATTTCAGCTTCTGGCGGTTGTCCCGGGGCCCCGCCGCCCGGACCGGACCTGGCCTCTGATCAATCAGGGTGCAGCATCTCGATAACCTACGGCGCGAGGGCGCAGCAAACTGGATTGTTCGCTTCAGGCGTTGCAAAGTCGTCCCCAATCTGTGCCGTCCCCCTCGAAAGTCCTCAGCGCAAACGGCGCACAAATTTTCCAAGCTCCCGAAGCCTTCTGGCAAGCGGCGCAAAACTCTGGAGTTTCAACGCCGAGGGCCCGTCCGACAGTGCCTTGTCAGGGCGATCGTGTACCTCCATAAAGATGCCGTCGGCCCCCGCTGCCACGCCTGCTCTTGCCAGAGTCTCTATAAATTGCGGCTGCCCTCCGCTCTGCCGCCCCTCGCCTCCGGGCAGTTGCAGCGCATGCGTGCAATCGAGCACCACCGGATAGCCCCACTCGCGCATCACGGCCAAGGCGCGCATGTCAACCACCAGATTGTTATAACCGAAAGTCGTCCCGCGTTCGGTGATTACAATTCTGTGATTTCCGGTGCGCTCGATTTTCTCAACGGCGTTGCGCATTTCCCACGGTGAAACGAACTGGCCCTTCTTGATGTTGATGGCTGCTCCCGAGCGTCCTGCGGCCTCCAGAAGGTCGGTCTGGCGGCACAGGAAGGCGGGAATCTGCAGCACGTCGCAGACCTCGGCCGTCGCCGCCACCTGGCTTACATCATGAACGTCGGTGAGGACGGGAACGTCAATTTTCTTCCGGATGGCTGCCAGGATCTCAAGCCCGCGGACGAGACCCGGCCCGCGGTAAGACGATGCGGAAGTCCGGTTGGCCTTATCGAAGGACGCTTTGAAAATATACGGAATGCCCAGCCGCCGGGCGGTGGCGCTGAGGCGCCGGGCCATCATCAAAGCGTGCGATTCGCTTTCAATCACGCAGGGGCCGGCGATCAGGAAAAGGGGACGTGCCTGCCCGAGTGAAAGCCTGCCGATGCGAACCGCGCGTCTCATAAGAGGTCTGACCCTGGGCCGGTGGAAGGCCGCTGACAAACACCTAGCCCGAAGACTCGGTGCCCTCCTCGATTAACTGCCCCGCAGGAAATGGCGCTTCAACTGCCGCTGTCGGTCGCTCTCCGCGATGGGCCAGCGCCGCTCCGATAAAGGCTTTGAATAACGGATGCGGTTCCAGCGGCCGCGACTTAAACTCAGGGTGGAACTGGCAGCCGAGGAACCAGGGATGATCGCGAATCTCGACGATTTCCACGTAGGTTCCGTCCGGGGTCTCTCCAGTGATTTCGAGCCCATTGGCCACCAGCGTCGCCTCGTATTCCCGGTTGAACTCATAGCGGTGCCGGTGGCGTTCTGAGATTTCAACCTGGCCGTAGGCTTGGTGCGCAAAAGAGTCAGGCTTCAGGCGCGCCGTCCAGGCGCCCAGCCGCATGGTGCCGCCCAGTTCGTCGATGCCGCGCAGTTCGCGCAGCTTGTAGATCACCCGGTGCGGCGTGGCAGGATCGAACTCCGAGCTGTCCGCCCCCTGCAGCCCGCAGGCGTTACGCGCGTACTCGATCACCGCACACTGCATCCCGAGGCAGATCCCCAGGAAGGGTACTTTTCGCGTGCGCGCAAAGGTGATGCCGCGCAGCATGCCGGGAATGCCCCGCTTCCCGAAGCCTCCCGGCACCAGCACACCATCAAAGCCGTCGAGCTGGCGCTCCCAGTCCTCGCCCTCCAGGCCCTCCGCCTCAAGCCACACCACATTGACGCGTACCTTGTTGGCCAGCCCACCGTGTACGAGCGCCTCGTTCAGGCTCTTGTAGGATTCCTGATACTCTACGTACTTGCCGACAATCGCAATCGAGACCTCGTCCCGGAGGCCGCGCTGGCGTTCGACGAGGTCGGCCCACGGCTTTAGGTTGCACTCGCCGAGATCAATGCCCAGGCACTTCGCAATCTGAGTATCCAAACCTTCGGCCGCCAGCACCAGCGGCACCTCGTAAATGTTGTTCACGTCCTTGGCGGTTATGACCGAGTCTTTCTGGACGCTGCAGAAGAGAGCAATTTTCGACTTGATCTCCGCCGGCAGAAAGCGGTCTGTACGGCAAAGCAGGATGTCCGGCTGGATGCCGATCTCCCTCAGGTCCTTCACCGAATGCTGTGTCGGTTTGGTTTTCAGCTCACCGGAAGCATTGATGTAGGGGACCAGAGTGACGTGAATAAAGACCACGTTTTCACGGCCCTGCTCCTGCCGCATCTGGCGGATGGCCTCGAGGAACGGCAGCGATTCAATGTCACCCACCGTGCCGCCAATCTCCACGATGGCCACGTCCACTTCGGAGCCAACTTTCCGGATGGCGGCCTTGATTTCATCCGTAACGTGCGGAATCACCTGCACGGTCTTTCCCAGATAATCGCCGCGCCGCTCCTTGGTGATGATGGTTTCGTAAATCCGACCCGCCGTACAGTTGTTTTCGCGCCGCATGCGGGCATGGGTAAAGCGTTCGTAATGGCCCAGGTCGAGGTCCGTTTCGGCCCCGTCGTCGGTCACGTACACCTCGCCGTGCTGAAAAGGGCTCATGGTCCCCGGATCGACGTTCAGGTAGGGATCAAACTTGAGCAGGTTCACCTTGAGACCTCGCGCCTCCAGCAGGCACCCGATCGAGGCCGCGGCAAGGCCCTTGCCCAGCGAACTCACTACTCCTCCGGTCACAAAAATATACTTGACGCCCATGGTTCTCCTTTTAGTATCGACTGAAATACATGGAATACTTAATGCCCGGACGACGGAGCCTGGTTAATTCAGTTCCTACGTATTCTCGCTGCATGGCAGGACAGTGTACTGCCCATTATCAGTTCAGCGCGACAACGTTGTCAACGGCAAATCGGGGTGGCTGCCGCCGCATGGACTGAGGGTATCCCGAGGGTGCTGGTGATTGCGTCCGCAGGGGTGTGCTAGAATAAAAACAGGTCATGCCGAGTCTGCAGAGGAGCAACCGGAGGGGCTGAGCCGGCTGCGCCAAAAGAAGGAAGGAGCCTGGATGCCGACACACGTCAGCACGCGCGCATTCCGGGTTGGTTTAGTTCTCTTTCTGGCCTGTTGGGGGCTTGCTGGGGTAGCGCCACCCTGCTTTGCCTCCGGCAACAAATCAGCAGACCATCCCGACACCAAGGACGAGGCCCCGGATGTGGAAGTTCGGCATCCTCCGATCAACACCACGCCCATCCAGATGAATGTTGACAGGGTGGTTGTTCCGGTAACCGTCACGGACCCTTTCGATCGAATTGTTACGGGCCTTGGCCAGGGTAATTTTGAAATCTACGATGACAAGGTGGAGCAGAAGATTTTGACGTTTGCCACGGAAGATGCGCCCATCTCGGTCGGGATGGTGTTTGATACCAGCGGTTCGATGTCGGACAAAATCCAGAAATCCAAAGAGGCAGCCCTGGAGTTCTTCAAGACATCTAACCCCGAAGACGTGTTTATGCTGATCAGCTTCAGCAACCGTCCGTACATGGTATCGTCGTTTACCGACAATTATGAAAATATTCTCGACAGAATGCTTTTTGTGAAGGCCGGCGGACGGACTTCCCTGCTCGATGCGATCTACCTTGGCCTGAGCCGCATGAAAAAAACGGATACCAGCCGGAAGGCGCTGCTGGTAATTTCTGATGGCGGAGACAATCACAGCAGATATACTGAAAGAGACATTAAGCGCGCCGTCAAGGAGGCGGATGTCCAGATTTACGCTATTGGGATTTTTGAGCCATTGGCTGACCGCGATCGAAGCCCGGAGGAGGCTGCGGGGCCGTCTCTCCTTTCCGAATTGGCCAACGTCTCGGGCGGTAGGATGTTTTCAGTTGAAGACCCCAGTGAGCTGCCGGACATCGCAGAAAAAATCTCAATCCAATTACGGAACCAATATGTCATCGGATACAAACCCTCAAATCTCGTGCGGGACGGGCATTGGCGCCGGATCAAGGTTAAGCTTAATCCGCCGCGCGGGCTTCCCCCTCTCCAGGTTTATGCCCGCACTGGTTACTATGCCCCAACCCAGTAGGAGATCAGCCTCGCTTTTGCAACCTGCCAGACAGATTTTCCTTAGCGTCCTTGCCGCCGCGCTTTTCTGCGCAACCTTGACCGCGCAGGACCTGACGGCCCCCGAATCGACTGCACCCGAATCCCAGAAGAAGAGTGACCAGTACAAGATCAATGTGAATGTGAACCTGGTGGTCCTTCATGCCACGGTGGTTGACAAACA of Terriglobia bacterium contains these proteins:
- the kdsA gene encoding 3-deoxy-8-phosphooctulonate synthase; this translates as MRRAVRIGRLSLGQARPLFLIAGPCVIESESHALMMARRLSATARRLGIPYIFKASFDKANRTSASSYRGPGLVRGLEILAAIRKKIDVPVLTDVHDVSQVAATAEVCDVLQIPAFLCRQTDLLEAAGRSGAAINIKKGQFVSPWEMRNAVEKIERTGNHRIVITERGTTFGYNNLVVDMRALAVMREWGYPVVLDCTHALQLPGGEGRQSGGQPQFIETLARAGVAAGADGIFMEVHDRPDKALSDGPSALKLQSFAPLARRLRELGKFVRRLR
- a CDS encoding CTP synthase is translated as MGVKYIFVTGGVVSSLGKGLAAASIGCLLEARGLKVNLLKFDPYLNVDPGTMSPFQHGEVYVTDDGAETDLDLGHYERFTHARMRRENNCTAGRIYETIITKERRGDYLGKTVQVIPHVTDEIKAAIRKVGSEVDVAIVEIGGTVGDIESLPFLEAIRQMRQEQGRENVVFIHVTLVPYINASGELKTKPTQHSVKDLREIGIQPDILLCRTDRFLPAEIKSKIALFCSVQKDSVITAKDVNNIYEVPLVLAAEGLDTQIAKCLGIDLGECNLKPWADLVERQRGLRDEVSIAIVGKYVEYQESYKSLNEALVHGGLANKVRVNVVWLEAEGLEGEDWERQLDGFDGVLVPGGFGKRGIPGMLRGITFARTRKVPFLGICLGMQCAVIEYARNACGLQGADSSEFDPATPHRVIYKLRELRGIDELGGTMRLGAWTARLKPDSFAHQAYGQVEISERHRHRYEFNREYEATLVANGLEITGETPDGTYVEIVEIRDHPWFLGCQFHPEFKSRPLEPHPLFKAFIGAALAHRGERPTAAVEAPFPAGQLIEEGTESSG
- a CDS encoding diguanylate cyclase, which encodes MAISIRRLKIRGQMLILVLPLLLALLGIVALFFYNYRQLGRVMISAQNSELAASRANSVLQGTSQMSEGARGYVLTGRQSFLDDYNSASASVFQDLAVLRDLEAGVPPMVSRSENIRKRVERWKKTWADPLIEKAKAGRSSEAAVAVLQGSDEFARIETDLKQFQSDNQAAASDRRNQGKRIVHSGLVSGAVLLGAFVLLLAVLVHAISHNISSPVIQLTQASDQLRQGDFDLTLPPETDNEFGVLTRSFLQMSQALRRDREELAALKRFSEAVTECTSESEVYDHILHALRDRFHPTQAIIFKLRPEEDFLEVVASLHPLPKDVHDWPVIEGKNSCKAVRMGRPFRVNDVTVEPLCPGKFVLPDEGSYYCGPLIAGGIIIGAVRLQGIKGFWTPERESLLESYLSTTASVLSNLQLLQTMREQANIDPLTGLYNRRFCKDYAGKLMAMARRKDTPLGFVILDLDHFKNINDIYGHEVGDRILKQFAKTITQSMRETNLTARLGGEEFVVVLPDTGAKACQVVAERIRNAVAHMNMPQVNEKPLPNITVSLGIAVYPEHGATLEEMLQASDRALYESKRAGRNRATLYVAEIEKRGEPVP
- a CDS encoding VWA domain-containing protein, with protein sequence MPTHVSTRAFRVGLVLFLACWGLAGVAPPCFASGNKSADHPDTKDEAPDVEVRHPPINTTPIQMNVDRVVVPVTVTDPFDRIVTGLGQGNFEIYDDKVEQKILTFATEDAPISVGMVFDTSGSMSDKIQKSKEAALEFFKTSNPEDVFMLISFSNRPYMVSSFTDNYENILDRMLFVKAGGRTSLLDAIYLGLSRMKKTDTSRKALLVISDGGDNHSRYTERDIKRAVKEADVQIYAIGIFEPLADRDRSPEEAAGPSLLSELANVSGGRMFSVEDPSELPDIAEKISIQLRNQYVIGYKPSNLVRDGHWRRIKVKLNPPRGLPPLQVYARTGYYAPTQ